AAGGGCTGCAGAACCTGCGGAGCCCGCAGAGCCTGCTAAGCCTGCGGAGCCAGCTGAGAAACCCGCTGAGGAGAAACCTGCTGAGCCCACTGAGCCCGCGAAACCAGCTGAAGCGGAGAAGCCTGCCGAAGCTGCCGCTGAACCCGCGAAGAGTGAGTTTATTATCTGATTAGTACACGCAGTCACTGATCGTGCAAAACTGAAGCCAAATAGATGTCTTGCCCGTCAACTAGCTGCGTTTTGGTCTTCATCAAAGACCCTGGCGTCCAGCGTGGCCTGCATTCGTAATCGCAGACACACTACATCGTTCTTGTTCTGTGCTAACCTCATACCCCAGCGTGTAACTGTTGAGCCGTTATAGTTAACATTATTTCGTAGTACCCTGTGCTCTCCTTTAGCAAGTTGTTGCCTCACTGAGCTCATCATTTTTCAGCGAGAAATGGCTGTGGTGGCTGAGTGCTTGATACCCGTCGGCCGTTTTGCACGAATGATAGAATAGTGAATTAACACATACAATCCACAGAAAATGGGTATCATTATCTCATATCCTACTGAAGGAGCTGCCACTATAGTTGTTCAATCACTCTCTTGCCCTGAAACGTGTTCGTCCAGCTCCGGTACGGGACCATCACCTGGTGCAGCTGCCGCCTTTTGATCTCTCGCCTTCTGCCTTCGCTTAATTTTCTTCTCCCGGTTCTTCCGGTTGCGTTTCTCTGCTTCTGTCTCTTTCGCCCTCTCCGCAACGGCAGTTCGTTTCCGTAATTGAATAcgtctcttcttcccaggctTCTTACGGGACAAGGGCTCCCTTTCTGGAGGGCCTGCAATATACGTCATAGCACTAGACGCCgcccccttctcctccttcggaAGTTTCGTATGCTCTCGTTTTAGATGAATCACCCGCCAAGGCAAATGACAGCCAGGCTGCAACCAGTTAGTTGGAGCTCGATCAACAGACAGCTTCTTTCCCTTGAATCAATTACTCACCCAAGATACTCCCGCAAGCTTAGCCATATCTTCGCCACTCACAGCCACATCCTCGAattctttcctcttctgcaaCACgcccgcatcctcctcccttGTTTTACTCTTGTCCTCACCGGATAACAACCCCGGCGCAGAGAAATAGTAACTCCACCCTCTGAACGGATTTACGAAGCGTCCCTCTCCACTCCCCACAGCCGTAGGCGTCGGAGACCGTAATCGGATTCGTAACTTTTGCGCACCAGCGGACTCGTTTGTACTCGTAGCTGTAGTCTTCATCGATGTGTCACCACCGGCCTTCTTCTGCCCATCCTTCCCATCACCGCTAGTTCCAGGTTTTTGCGGAGCAGATGCCGGCGCGGAAAACAACCGGAACTCAAACTCctgttcctcgtcttcgtcatctCTTGCCGGCTCTTGCGGTTCGGCTGTGGTTGTAGTTGTGGTTGAGGGGCCGATATCGAAGTTCAACAGCGCGCTGAGGCGTTTTTGCGCGTCGGGGAATTCGGATTctgggggtggggaggggggtgaggaggagtcgcgggcgaggaggtcgtcTCGGCGGACGCTGTGATCGAGATGTTAGTCAATGGTGGGGATTTTTGTTTGATTTTGAGGTTCAGTAGGGTCTCGTACCGTTTTGCGTCCGGGAGGCCGAACATGGTTTAATTTTTGTATATTCAAGCTCGTAATATCTTGTGTTTCTCGTATATTCTCGGCGGCAGTTTTTATGATGTGGTTGTCCGAAAGGTTTGGTGGGATATATGTTCTTTTTGGGAGAGTGCTGTGCGGAGATGGGCGTTGAAAATCCAAGACTTGCGATGTGAGGTTTCCACACTATTTCCACCTGCCTGGACCGGTTGCGGCCACGACCCGGAGCTTTTTTACTACATAGTAACTTTAATTTCTATCCAACCCGACGTACATTTCGTCAGTTTCAATAATTCAAGTCATAGTATTCATTCTGTTGGCCACACGAAGTACTAAGCTCAGAAGCAATTATGCACCCCATACTGCGACGGCCATCGAGAGATTCAGACACAGCGGCCACCATCAACCTATAACAATATTAGCAGGGTTAAACAAGATTAATGTGCAATCCATACCTCAAGCTCGACGCCTGTGATGAATTCTGCTTCATCGCTAGCGAGGAAGCTACACGTATTCGCGACATCTGCAGCCGTGGAAGGACGTCCAAGAGGTATAGTTGATACGAACGCCGCCCTATTTTCCTCTGTGTCTGGCTTTCCGAGAAAGAGATGGGTCCTAGAATACGTACATAATAAGTGAGACATGCAAAGACGTGCGATAATCCAGGGTGCTTACATTGCTGTGCTTCCAACAACGGGGCACACACTGTTGAACCTTATCTGCTTCGGGCCGTATTCAACGGCCATCGTCTTGGTGGCGTTGCTAACAGCCGCCTTGGACGCATTGTACCAAGTCAGACCTGGACGGGGACGGAGAGCAGCAGTGGACGATATCTGGATGAAGCATCCGGGGCTGTTATTCTGTACAAAGTACGGGATGATGACActggtggagaggaagattGATCTGACGTTGACTTCCATGCACAAGGCGAAGTCGGCATCGGTGACTTCGGCAGTTGGTTTGTTGTGGTATGTTGCGCCAGCATTGTTAACAACGATATCGAGTTTCCCATATTCATCCAGAGTGGCTTGAAGAAGTGCCTGCCAGCTGTCTCGGCTTGTCACATCTGCGTAGACGAACTTGCTATTCAGCTCCGCTGCGACCTTCTGGCCATTGTCCTTTGATATGTCGGCCACGATCACCTTTGCTCCTTCGTGGATGAACTTCTTTGCGATACCTTGGCCGAAGCCTGAACCTGCGCCGGTTACGATGGCAACTTTGCCTTGCAAGCGTCCGGTATGTGTAGCGGTGGCCATGATATTAGCAACTATAACGAAGAATAAAAAAGGTGTGTACACTTCCAGGGGCTGTGATAAAATATAGGAGATGAGTGGGTGATTTAAACTTTTGTGACAGCTGTCAAAGTGTGGATGGGCCCTTGTATGTATACTTTAGTGCGGGGTGAAACGTTGCGGAGAAGAGCTCCCAACATAATCGTCAAGGTCCTTTACAGTAATTGGCTGTCGCCAGTTGATCCTGATGTTAACCTCGGTAAGGCATCCTCTTGGCTCTGTGCTAGCAATtggaaaataaagaagagTGCAGTTATAACAATACTAACGAGGGGTGCTGAATGAGAAAACTATAGGGGCGGGGCCGAGTGCCTCAGGCAAAAAATATACTTCCTACATTTGGGCCCTTTGGTCTTCTCAGTTCCATCCTATTACGCAAAATCATGTCACTAAAACACCTTAGTATACATGCAAAAGCAATATTATTGGTAAATATCACATGTAAGTATGTGGTCAAGCGGGAATGAAGCATGCCTTGCCTCGTGGCCTGCAGTGCACTTACCAGACCCATCGTATCTTACATCACTTGAGCTAATTGAACTGTCAAATGGGCTGTAGTTAATATACATCCTCGTTCATTAGAATAGTTCCTAACGATCAAAGGTTCGGCACAATAGACTTTGCTTATAGCGTGGCAGCATCTATATATAGACTTAGGCTTCACCTAGCAAAATGCATACCGAACGACAGACAAAAATAAAGAGGCAAATGGTGTAGTTCCAAACAGTAGGCAATATTAGAGTATTATCCAAGCAGACTATATTCTGAGCTTATGTTGAGTATCAAAGGGTTGTAGCGGACGATGTCATTATCTCCGCACGGACCACATGCGTTGCCCGACTCTGCCCGTCCGCTCCTGTGGCTGGGCTTTGGAATTCACTGCGTAGACTCAACCTTCCTTAAGAAACTACCACCCAGACTTTTCTATCCGCATCACTGGCTGGTGTCTTGCTTTTTAAACCCGAATCCGTGTTACTCCCGGTCCTTTCCTCATATTGAAACTGTCAGACCGAACATTCCTTCGTTTTTCAGCCCCTCGGGTCCCTCTGACCTTGAATGTCTCGTGCGCCCTTCACCTAACAACCAACCGGTTCTGCACGTCTATAAATGGGGATCTGTTCTTCGTGCCTTGGGTCTGGTCGTCGAGACAACACC
Above is a window of Aspergillus puulaauensis MK2 DNA, chromosome 2, nearly complete sequence DNA encoding:
- a CDS encoding DUF2011 domain-containing protein (COG:S;~EggNog:ENOG410PT4G;~InterPro:IPR018555;~PFAM:PF09428): MFGLPDAKRVRRDDLLARDSSSPPSPPPESEFPDAQKRLSALLNFDIGPSTTTTTTAEPQEPARDDEDEEQEFEFRLFSAPASAPQKPGTSGDGKDGQKKAGGDTSMKTTATSTNESAGAQKLRIRLRSPTPTAVGSGEGRFVNPFRGWSYYFSAPGLLSGEDKSKTREEDAGVLQKRKEFEDVAVSGEDMAKLAGVSWPGCHLPWRVIHLKREHTKLPKEEKGAASSAMTYIAGPPEREPLSRKKPGKKRRIQLRKRTAVAERAKETEAEKRNRKNREKKIKRRQKARDQKAAAAPGDGPVPELDEHVSGQESD
- a CDS encoding oxidoreductase, short-chain dehydrogenase/reductase family (COG:Q;~EggNog:ENOG410PKT8;~InterPro:IPR002347,IPR036291;~PFAM:PF00106,PF13561,PF08659,PF01370;~TransMembrane:1 (o28-45i);~go_process: GO:0055114 - oxidation-reduction process [Evidence IEA]), producing MAHPHFDSCHKSLNHPLISYILSQPLEVYTPFLFFVIVANIMATATHTGRLQGKVAIVTGAGSGFGQGIAKKFIHEGAKVIVADISKDNGQKVAAELNSKFVYADVTSRDSWQALLQATLDEYGKLDIVVNNAGATYHNKPTAEVTDADFALCMEVNVRSIFLSTSVIIPYFVQNNSPGCFIQISSTAALRPRPGLTWYNASKAAVSNATKTMAVEYGPKQIRFNSVCPVVGSTAMTHLFLGKPDTEENRAAFVSTIPLGRPSTAADVANTCSFLASDEAEFITGVELEVDGGRCV